From a single Okeanomitos corallinicola TIOX110 genomic region:
- a CDS encoding protein phosphatase 2C domain-containing protein produces the protein MISTERIIYCPNPDCEQPINKVGDRLCKTCQTPLIYRYLWAVGTAVASIPLEAKVANRYEVITEQIWLDTQPGQPPEIPTELPPSVIPYLKLYPERLHIPQPYGFVSSSETETNDILLLENVPIDNQGNFYPVITEVWEKAKAVRQLYWLWQILQLWKPLSELGVSASLLSPYNILVQGWCIKLLELHPNTQQITLQDLGASWHSWIQVAKAEIAPGLNNIIQKMCQGETDLTSISHQLNQLLLGSAAELPLMVNVAGCTDPGLVLKHNEDSCYPNNTDQLDEFLNKHLSIVCDGIDGHEGGEVASQLAVQSLKLQIRAWLQDIAEQTEIIPPDLLKQQLEASLRVVNNMIWSRNDEQNRQGRERMATTLVMAVQLPQRIITNTGWESENTHELYLANVGDSRAYWITPNYCQLLTIDDDMASREVCVGHSLYRQADKQPNAHALTQALGTKEAESLKFSVKRFILEEDGILLLCSDGLSDHDGVEKSWRDHVIPLLKGELAVEEAARDWVKQANEKNGQDNTSAVISVCRISQAYLVPVQPAPLLLETDEPEESAITLSAPAPSEIQPPEEDALTESSQALLELELSEDPEPTVFKETNKGKPLVILGGILALLLGGTGFGLFAWWQLQPQSFNQFCRQLPPELGQFCPNQE, from the coding sequence ATGATTTCCACCGAGCGGATTATTTATTGTCCAAACCCAGATTGTGAACAACCTATAAATAAAGTAGGCGATCGCCTGTGTAAAACTTGCCAAACTCCCCTAATTTATCGTTATTTATGGGCAGTAGGAACAGCAGTAGCCAGCATACCACTAGAAGCAAAAGTAGCTAATAGATATGAGGTAATTACTGAGCAAATTTGGCTAGATACCCAACCAGGCCAACCCCCAGAAATTCCTACAGAACTACCACCCTCAGTAATTCCTTACCTGAAACTTTATCCTGAACGGTTACACATTCCCCAACCCTACGGATTTGTGAGTAGTTCAGAGACAGAAACAAACGATATTTTGTTATTAGAAAATGTACCCATAGATAATCAAGGAAATTTTTACCCCGTAATTACAGAAGTATGGGAAAAAGCTAAAGCAGTTAGACAATTATACTGGCTATGGCAAATCCTCCAACTATGGAAACCACTATCAGAACTGGGAGTATCTGCCAGCTTACTATCTCCATATAATATTTTAGTGCAAGGATGGTGTATCAAATTATTAGAACTTCATCCAAACACACAACAAATCACATTACAAGATTTGGGTGCATCTTGGCATTCCTGGATACAGGTAGCAAAAGCAGAAATAGCACCAGGTTTAAACAACATCATTCAAAAGATGTGTCAAGGTGAAACAGACTTGACCTCCATTAGTCATCAACTGAATCAATTATTACTGGGTTCAGCAGCAGAATTACCACTGATGGTAAATGTTGCTGGTTGCACAGATCCTGGTTTGGTACTGAAACATAACGAAGACAGTTGTTACCCTAACAATACTGATCAACTAGATGAATTTTTAAACAAACATTTATCAATAGTTTGTGATGGTATTGATGGCCATGAAGGTGGTGAAGTTGCCAGTCAATTAGCAGTACAGTCCTTAAAATTACAAATTCGTGCCTGGTTGCAAGACATAGCTGAACAAACAGAAATTATTCCTCCAGACTTACTCAAGCAACAACTAGAAGCTAGTTTACGGGTAGTGAATAATATGATTTGGTCACGTAACGACGAACAAAACCGCCAAGGGAGGGAACGCATGGCCACAACCTTAGTTATGGCAGTGCAATTACCACAACGTATAATTACTAACACAGGATGGGAATCAGAAAATACCCATGAACTTTATCTAGCTAATGTAGGTGATAGTCGTGCTTATTGGATCACACCTAATTATTGCCAATTATTGACCATAGATGACGACATGGCCAGTAGAGAAGTTTGTGTTGGCCACAGTTTGTATCGTCAAGCAGACAAACAGCCCAACGCCCATGCCCTTACCCAAGCATTAGGAACAAAAGAGGCAGAATCACTCAAATTTTCCGTAAAACGCTTTATTTTAGAAGAAGATGGCATTTTATTATTATGTTCCGATGGTTTAAGTGATCATGATGGGGTGGAAAAATCTTGGCGAGATCATGTCATACCCTTATTAAAAGGTGAATTAGCTGTGGAAGAAGCCGCCCGTGACTGGGTAAAACAGGCCAATGAAAAAAATGGTCAAGATAATACATCTGCCGTGATTTCCGTGTGTCGTATTTCCCAAGCTTATTTAGTACCTGTTCAACCTGCACCATTGCTATTAGAAACAGATGAACCAGAAGAATCAGCTATTACATTATCAGCACCAGCACCTTCAGAAATACAACCACCAGAAGAAGATGCTTTAACAGAGAGTTCCCAAGCTTTATTAGAGTTAGAATTAAGTGAAGATCCTGAACCTACAGTATTTAAAGAGACAAATAAAGGCAAGCCGTTAGTGATTTTAGGGGGAATTTTAGCTTTATTGCTGGGAGGTACAGGCTTTGGTTTATTTGCTTGGTGGCAACTTCAACCCCAGTCCTTTAACCAGTTTTGTAGACAACTACCCCCAGAATTAGGGCAATTCTGCCCAAACCAGGAATAA
- a CDS encoding NfeD family protein, whose product MPIFTLIWLVAGIILCLMELLLPTAFVEFMMGVSAFVVALLSYLGLSSLWLQVVLWLLLSTVLVVFSRRFLQPSARKSKITDAVMGETLTEILPGQPGRVLYEGNSWRARCDDEKLTLASGQRVYVVSREGTTLIVMPENVLHS is encoded by the coding sequence ATGCCAATTTTTACCTTAATCTGGCTGGTAGCAGGAATTATTCTCTGTTTAATGGAACTTTTGTTACCAACTGCCTTTGTAGAATTCATGATGGGAGTTAGCGCTTTTGTTGTTGCACTCCTTTCTTATTTGGGATTAAGCAGTTTATGGCTGCAAGTTGTTCTTTGGCTGTTGCTTTCTACGGTTTTAGTTGTGTTTTCCCGCAGATTTCTACAACCATCCGCACGGAAGTCAAAAATCACTGATGCCGTAATGGGAGAAACTTTAACAGAAATTCTCCCAGGACAACCGGGAAGGGTACTTTATGAAGGTAATTCTTGGCGAGCTAGATGTGATGATGAAAAACTCACTTTAGCATCAGGACAAAGGGTTTATGTGGTTTCTAGGGAAGGAACTACTTTAATTGTTATGCCAGAAAATGTTTTACATTCATAG
- a CDS encoding stomatin-like protein produces MGQFLLLLALAFGGGTVVLKSVRVINQGDEALVESLGSYKKKLGPGLSMINPFFDNVVYKQTIREKVLDIPPQQCITRDNVSITVDAVVYWRIVDMEKSYYKVENLQSAMVNLVLTQIRAEMGQLELDQTFTARNQINELLLRELDISTDPWGVKVTRVELRDIVPSKAVQDSMELQMSAERKKRAAILTSEGDRESAVNSARGKADAQILDAEARQKSVILSAEAEQKAIVLKAQAERQQQVLKAQAIAESAEIISQKMKANPEAQKAIEVLVALGYLDMGTIIGKSDSSKVMFMDPRNIPATVEGIRSIVTDIPHASNPLFENKR; encoded by the coding sequence ATGGGTCAATTTTTATTGTTACTTGCTTTAGCTTTTGGGGGCGGTACTGTTGTCCTCAAATCAGTGAGAGTGATTAATCAGGGTGATGAAGCTTTGGTGGAAAGTTTGGGTAGTTATAAGAAAAAGCTTGGGCCGGGTTTAAGTATGATTAATCCTTTTTTCGATAATGTTGTGTATAAACAAACGATCCGGGAAAAGGTTTTAGATATTCCCCCCCAACAATGTATCACTCGTGATAATGTTTCTATCACGGTTGATGCGGTGGTTTATTGGCGGATCGTGGATATGGAAAAGTCTTACTATAAAGTAGAAAATCTCCAATCAGCGATGGTAAACTTAGTTTTAACCCAAATTCGGGCAGAAATGGGGCAGTTAGAATTAGATCAAACTTTTACCGCTCGTAATCAAATTAATGAACTGCTGTTAAGAGAGTTAGATATTTCTACTGACCCTTGGGGTGTTAAAGTTACCAGAGTAGAATTAAGGGATATTGTCCCATCTAAGGCAGTACAAGACTCGATGGAATTGCAAATGTCCGCAGAAAGAAAAAAACGGGCAGCAATTTTAACTTCTGAGGGTGATAGAGAGTCTGCGGTGAATAGTGCTAGGGGTAAAGCGGATGCTCAAATTTTGGATGCGGAAGCTAGACAAAAGTCGGTAATATTAAGTGCTGAAGCAGAACAAAAAGCAATTGTATTAAAGGCACAAGCGGAAAGACAACAGCAGGTTTTGAAAGCACAGGCGATCGCTGAATCAGCAGAAATTATTTCTCAAAAAATGAAAGCAAATCCAGAAGCGCAAAAAGCAATAGAAGTTCTCGTTGCTTTGGGTTATTTGGATATGGGGACAATTATCGGTAAAAGCGATAGTAGCAAAGTGATGTTTATGGACCCTCGCAATATTCCCGCTACTGTTGAAGGTATTCGTTCTATTGTCACTGATATTCCCCACGCTTCTAATCCTTTATTTGAAAATAAGCGATAA
- a CDS encoding Fur family transcriptional regulator: MKAIRTRSQERILNLLKNIKQGISAQDIYIELRNRNQSMGLATVYRSLEALKLEGQVQVRTLANGEALYSLTQQDKHHLTCLQCGISIPIHQCPVHELEDELKTTHKFKVFYHTLEFFGLCDQCQEVGDR, encoded by the coding sequence ATGAAAGCTATACGTACTCGTAGTCAAGAGCGAATTTTAAACTTGTTAAAAAACATCAAACAAGGAATTTCTGCTCAGGATATATACATAGAATTACGTAACCGAAATCAAAGTATGGGTTTAGCTACAGTGTACCGTTCCCTGGAAGCTTTAAAACTAGAAGGTCAAGTACAAGTGAGAACCTTAGCTAATGGTGAAGCTTTATATAGTTTAACCCAACAGGATAAACACCACCTCACTTGTTTACAATGTGGTATTTCTATTCCCATTCATCAATGTCCCGTTCATGAACTAGAAGACGAGTTAAAAACCACGCACAAATTTAAAGTCTTCTACCACACCTTAGAATTTTTCGGACTGTGTGATCAATGTCAAGAAGTAGGTGACAGGTGA
- the purS gene encoding phosphoribosylformylglycinamidine synthase subunit PurS: MQRKYLAKIFVTLRPSVLDPAGVAVQTSLRQMGHETVEQVRIGKYIELTTIAPDEAKARQDLNDMCEQMLANTVIENYRFDLIEVESQTGVF, encoded by the coding sequence ATGCAAAGGAAGTATCTAGCCAAAATTTTTGTTACCCTTCGTCCTTCAGTTTTAGATCCCGCTGGTGTGGCCGTGCAAACTAGCTTGAGACAAATGGGACATGAAACAGTTGAACAGGTGAGAATTGGTAAGTATATTGAATTGACTACTATTGCACCGGATGAAGCTAAGGCTCGTCAAGACTTAAATGATATGTGTGAGCAGATGTTAGCAAACACAGTGATAGAAAACTATCGCTTTGATTTGATTGAAGTGGAATCTCAAACTGGCGTTTTTTAG
- the purQ gene encoding phosphoribosylformylglycinamidine synthase subunit PurQ, with protein sequence MKFGVLVFPGSNCDRDAAYVTRDLLGQPTRMVWHQETDISDIDVIIVPGGFSYGDYLRCGAIARFSPVMQEVINHSQKGKFVIGICNGFQVLTEAGLLPGALTRNENLHFICDRTPLKVERNNLPWTHGYTEGEVITLPIAHGEGRFYADKETLAAIEDNGQIVFRYHGDNPNGSLNNIAGICNLQGNVLGMMPHPERAADSRLGNTDGLRLFTGLLEKVAALV encoded by the coding sequence ATGAAATTCGGTGTTTTAGTTTTTCCAGGTTCTAATTGTGACCGTGATGCGGCTTATGTTACTAGAGATTTACTAGGACAACCAACGCGCATGGTCTGGCATCAAGAGACTGATATTAGTGATATAGATGTAATTATAGTCCCTGGTGGCTTTAGTTATGGAGATTATTTACGTTGTGGAGCGATCGCTCGTTTCTCTCCTGTAATGCAAGAAGTGATAAATCACTCACAAAAAGGTAAGTTTGTCATCGGTATTTGTAATGGTTTTCAGGTGTTAACTGAAGCTGGTTTGTTACCTGGTGCATTGACAAGAAATGAGAACTTACATTTTATTTGCGATCGCACTCCTTTAAAAGTTGAGCGTAATAATTTACCTTGGACTCATGGTTATACGGAGGGAGAAGTTATAACTTTACCCATTGCACATGGTGAAGGGAGATTTTATGCAGATAAGGAAACTTTAGCAGCGATTGAAGATAACGGACAAATTGTATTTCGTTATCACGGAGACAACCCCAACGGTTCGTTAAATAATATTGCCGGGATTTGCAATTTGCAAGGTAATGTGTTAGGAATGATGCCACATCCTGAAAGAGCAGCAGATAGTAGGTTAGGTAATACTGATGGTTTGCGGTTGTTTACGGGTTTGTTGGAGAAGGTTGCAGCTTTAGTTTAA